Proteins encoded by one window of Culicoides brevitarsis isolate CSIRO-B50_1 chromosome 2, AGI_CSIRO_Cbre_v1, whole genome shotgun sequence:
- the LOC134831682 gene encoding zinc finger protein 737-like, which produces MKPEFTVLDHYTTLGTQVVSCNYCQKVISYNKSTTNLVKHFEKEHKNESLIEEIIEEIEETPQNETNFEPKTQTVDQSCRICLCDLSGLDFFSLQDCLKNFNDVTYLEVFQKLMGFDVTEHEPQNLCLNCASKLVDAFELRQKCEETQRILDELMSQEAFEEEGSQLKLDIEANDDEIVMIEELIDDENVEIEENLNEICSKSSKNVSKDAVFDENTEIFRCSSCGLVYKSVRALRSHYKTSHPSLKTEKCQFCYMKFFPQLVDIHMMHCSRRHSIVQQLCPVCGKAASRNHIYRHIARSKAIDETGRIIEKPFVCDICGARATTKNGIGIHIKALHLNFRIQCDFCDVQVKSRSILAAHMRRFHPEIKKMLRCEHCEFQTASAPSLIRHKAAHFGKRPHKCDRCDKRFVTKNQLKIHQATHSDARPHKCEICESPFKTRKALGAHMKTHKAHEYECPVCRKSYLTNQQMRQHVTKNHPGFELPPSGTILNKTWHAKKAEFEMKREMTKICIEELEETISVEY; this is translated from the exons atg AAACCAGAATTTACCGTGTTGGATCATTACACGACCCTCGGAACTCAGGTTGTTTCTTGCAATTATTGCCAAAAAGTGATAAGTTACAACAAATCAACGACAAATTTGGTCAAACACTTTGAAAAAGAGCACAAAAACGAGTCCTTGATAGAAGAAATCATcgaagaaattgaagaaacgCCCCAAAATGAGACAAATTTCGAGCCGAAAACACAAACTGTGGACCAGTCGTGCCGAATTTGCCTCTGTGACTTGTCcggattagatttttttagtctCCAGGATTGTTTGAAGAACTTCAATGACGTCACTTACCTCGaggttttccaaaaattaatgggATTTGACGTGACAGAGCATGAACCGCAAAATTTGTGTCTGAATTGTGCGTCAAAATTAGTCGACGCTTTTGAATTACgtcaaaaatgtgaagaaacGCAACGAATTTTGGACGAATTAATGTCTCAAGAGGCTTTTGAGGAGGAAGGAAGTCAATTAAAACTTGATATTGAGGCAAATGACGATGAAATTGTGATGATAGAGGAGCTAATTGACGATGAAAATGTcgaaattgaggaaaatttgaatgaaatttgttcgaaaagttcaaaaaatgtttctaaagatgcagtttttgatgaaaatacggaaatttttcgttgcagCTCGTGTGGATTAGTCTACAAATCCGTTAGAGCCTTGAGATCTCACTACAAAACCTCCCATCCGTCGttaaaaacggaaaaatgtcaattctgCTACATGAAATTCTTCCCGCAGCTCGTCGATATTCACATGATGCACTGTTCTCGTCGTCACTCCATCGTGCAGCAACTTTGCCCAGTCTGTGGCAAGGCTGCTTCTCGCAACCACATCTATCGACACATTGCACGTTCGAAGGCCATCGACGAAACGGGTCGCATTATCGAAAAACCCTTCGTTTGTGACATTTGCGGCGCCCGGGCAACCACAAAAAACGGCATTGGCATCCACATCAAAGCGCTTCACCTGAATTTTCGGATCCAGTGCGACTTTTGCGACGTTCAAGTCAAGTCCCGAAGCATCCTTGCCGCTCACATGCGACGTTTCCATCcggaaattaagaaaatgctGCGATGCGAACACTGCGAATTCCAAACGGCGAGTGCCCCGAGTCTCATCAGGCACAAAGCGGCTCATTTTGGGAAACGACCTCACAAATGCGATCGTTGCGACAAGCGATTTGTCACGAAAAACCAATTAAAAATCCATCAGGCGACACATTCCGATGCCAGACCGCACAAATGCGAAATTTGCGAGTCGCCGTTCAAGACGCGAAAAGCCCTGGGAGCGCACATGAAGACGCACAAAGCGCACGAATACGAATGTCCCGTGTGTCGAAAGTCGTATTTGACGAATCAACAAATGAGGCAGCACGTGACGAAAAATCATCCGGGGTTCGAGTTGCCACCGAGCGGAACGATTTTGAATAAGACGTGGCACGCGAAGAAGGCGGAATTCGAGATGAAACGAGAAATGacgaaaatttgcattgaagAGCTCGAAGAAACGATATcagttgaatattaa
- the LOC134831685 gene encoding zinc finger protein 226-like, translating into MESQSENQTKNRRGKYRSKENRSFTCDLCDRMYIERNNLLQHYNIKHPEAKTAVCDHCNKLQYPQLMTSHVQRCRTRLKNLRHAGKNQTPIRGKYKKRDPTREKVVSRVKSKGLCPICGVERSQSHIKDHLERQASDNKPFICDICGSKLSSRIGIFFHMQVQHLKIPFKCRYCDKEFRTSQQVETHTRKIHPEHKKVLKCDFCEYTTDYHTSLRTHRAKHTGKTFHKCNICGKEFIQKEKYNFHVALHSEERNFACEICGARFKTRRYVKVHQRTHFEKNYECPVCQKTFSANQLMTNHVKNKHPEYQLPPPGTIMSKSYRKLMAEKKLKEEAMRKGADQRTVDAIVVHEAPPIEELHMIQSFGARHD; encoded by the coding sequence ATGGAATCTCAGTCTGAAAATCAGACGAAAAATCGACGCGGCAAGTACCGTTCCAAGGAAAATCGAAGTTTCACGTGTGATTTGTGCGATCGGATGTACATTGAACGCAATAATTTACTGCAACATTACAACATCAAGCATCCCGAAGCCAAGACAGCCGTCTGTGATCACTGCAATAAGCTCCAATATCCCCAATTGATGACTTCGCATGTCCAAAGGTGTCGTACACGACTGAAAAACCTCCGTCATGctggaaaaaatcaaactcCCATTCGAGGAAAGTACAAAAAGAGGGATCCCACGCGAGAAAAAGTCGTCTCACGTGTCAAATCGAAGGGACTTTGTCCAATTTGCGGCGTTGAAAGGTCCCAAAGTCACATAAAAGATCATCTGGAACGCCAGGCAAGCGATAACAAGCCCTTCATTTGCGACATTTGCGGCTCAAAGCTCTCATCGCGCATCGGAATCTTCTTTCACATGCAAGTGCAACACCTGAAAATCCCCTTTAAGTGCCGTTATTGCGACAAAGAGTTCCGAACATCGCAACAAGTCGAAACGCATACCCGTAAAATCCATCCGGAGCACAAAAAAGTGCtaaaatgcgatttttgcGAGTACACGACGGATTATCACACGTCGCTGCGAACCCATCGAGCCAAGCACACCGGAAAAACCTTCCATAAATGCAATATTTGCGGCAAGGAGTTCATTCAGAaggaaaaatacaattttcatgTGGCTCTGCATTCGGAAGAGCGAAATTTCGCTTGTGAAATTTGCGGGGCGCGCTTCAAAACAAGACGTTACGTGAAAGTTCATCAGCGAACGCATTTCGAGAAGAATTACGAGTGTCCCGtttgtcaaaaaactttttcggcAAACCAGCTGATGACGAATCACGTGAAAAATAAGCATCCGGAGTATCAGTTGCCGCCGCCGGGTACGATTATGAGCAAAAGTTACAGAAAATTAATGGCGGAAAAGAAGTTGAAGGAAGAGGCGATGAGGAAGGGAGCTGATCAAAGGACTGTGGATGCGATTGTTGTGCATGAAGCGCCGCCCATCGAAGAGTTGCACATGATTCAAAGTTTTGGGGCACGACATGATTAA